One Spirochaetota bacterium genomic window, TTCAAGCTCATCGGGCGGCGCCGGAAGGCATGGCCTATCGGCGGAACGGTGTATGACGTCATCATCATGGACGCCATCGCCGAGGAATTCGAGAGCCCGTTCGTCAGGAAAGCAGTGAGCGGGACCATGACAAGGGAATAACATGAAAGAGCAGAAAAAAGAAAGGATAGATTTCAAATTCAATTTCACCATTTACCTCGACATAGTGAAGCGCTACATCCCGTACGTGGTCATCATTCTGTCCGTGAGCCTCCTGGTCGAAGCGAGCGTGGCGGCGGATAAGCTTCTCTTTAAGCTCATCATCGATCGCGGCACCGATCTTGCCGGCGGAAAGCTTGCCGTAGAATTATTCGTACGCCTTCTCGCCGCCATTGCTGCGGGATACGGCGGGATAATACTGATGCGATCGCTCGCGAAATTCGCGCATCTGCATTTCATCAATGAGCTTGAATCAAGGCTCATCTTCGACCTGAAGAATAAATTCTTCGGCCATCTGGTCGGGCTTTCGCATGAATTCCACACCACGCACAAGTCGGGCTCCCTCATCTCGCGGCTCTCGCGCGGCGGACGCGCCGTGGAAGGCATGACCGATATCTTCCTCTTCCAGTTCGCACCGCTCTTTTTTCAGCTCGTCGCGGTATCGATATCGCTCGTGTGCTTCAGCTGGATACCGATGGTGACCGTGCTCGCGACGGTGGCGGTATTCATTGCGTACAGCCTTATCCTCCAGAACATACAGCAGCCGTACAATCTCGCCGCGAACAATGCCGACGACCGCGAGAAGGGGTTCATCGGCGATGTGTTCGCCAACGTCGATTCGATAAAATATTACGGCAAGGAAGGGATGATACGCCGCCGCTATGCCGACTCCTCGGGTACCACGCGCGATGCGATGCGTACGCACTGGCACTTCTACCGTTTCTGGGACGCGGGCCAGACGATAATACTCGGCGCCGGCGCATTCGCCCTGGTGGCGTATCCCGTGTACGCGTTCATGCATCACGCGATGACGCTCGGCACGGTGGTGTTCATCTACACGCTCTACGGCAATATCATCGGGCCGCTTTTCGGCTTCGTGCACG contains:
- a CDS encoding ABC transporter ATP-binding protein — protein: MKEQKKERIDFKFNFTIYLDIVKRYIPYVVIILSVSLLVEASVAADKLLFKLIIDRGTDLAGGKLAVELFVRLLAAIAAGYGGIILMRSLAKFAHLHFINELESRLIFDLKNKFFGHLVGLSHEFHTTHKSGSLISRLSRGGRAVEGMTDIFLFQFAPLFFQLVAVSISLVCFSWIPMVTVLATVAVFIAYSLILQNIQQPYNLAANNADDREKGFIGDVFANVDSIKYYGKEGMIRRRYADSSGTTRDAMRTHWHFYRFWDAGQTIILGAGAFALVAYPVYAFMHHAMTLGTVVFIYTLYGNIIGPLFGFVHGMRQFYRAMADFESLFQYAKIENSIKDAPSAPPMKVPNGKIELKGVSFRYHKKNVFTDFSLSIRMHERVALVGRSGCGKTTLVKLLYRLYDVDEGCICIDGVNIRDVAQESLRRSMAIVPQECMLFDDTVYNNIAFSNPDAPRKDVLAAMRFAQLDVVVKSFPLEENTIVGERGVKLSGGEKQRVSIARALLAKTKIVVLDEATSSLDSKTEHDIQRDLARLLRGRTAIIIAHRLSTIMNADRIIVLERGRIVDEGRHTELIRRPGVYKKLWNLQKNGYIE